CTTAAGCACCTGGGCCACCGTGGCAAGACCCGGGTCATCCTGCGGTCCTGGGCTTTGGAGCAGCGATTCTCAACGTCAGATCTCAGCCCCCCCGGAAGTGAGACAgactgtggggtggggggatgtctTTGCTCTTGTAGAGGCTGGATATACCACCAGACTCTCACAGATGACTCTTTGGAAGCTGTACCCTCCCCCTCAATTTGATGGGAATttgcttttgctttgctttgtgaAACCAATCAAAAGCAATGGATGCAGAAGTTCTACAGGGGtggtttccaaatttttttccagCAGCCCTAGGATGCTattgcgaaaaaaaaaaaaaacataggtgGAATCTTAAGACATCAGCCAGGTGACAGCGGTGACAGCAAACGTTGCTCTGGCAGAGTTGGGAGGGCCACCGGGCCTCCGAGGACACCCCTGATTTTAAAGCTACTTGCTCCTGTGAGGACTGAGAACACCGCTTGAGAGAGCTGGGGGTATTTCGAGCGCCACGGGGACAGAGGGGGGGGGGACGACTGCAGGGTCCAGAGCCTCAAGGGAAGGGCAGCCACACGCAAACGAGCGTCCCTTGCCGGGTGCTGGCGGGTGGGCGGGTGAGGCTGGTGcgggaggccacggcagtgacagCTTACCTCCGGGTAAGACCACTCTGGAGAGTAGTCGGTCACCATGAACACCCGTCCGCTCTGCTGCAGCAGCCCCAGGGTGCCCGGGGCTGAGGCGGCCGAGACCACCTCGGCCACGTGCATGTAGGCCATGGCGCCGGCCCCGCCCTCGGCGCCGCTCAGCTGCAGGCCGCCCTGCTGGGGGCTGCAGCAGGGGAGGCACATCTCCGCCTGGGTGAAGGGGGCACGGGCCCCGTCCTCTGACTGCGAGAGTGCTGCGCCATCCCCCGACACCAGCTGGTGCCCGTAGATGGTGCCGCTACCCCCCTCCACGGAGATGAAGTCGTTGATCAGGTCGGAGAACTGGCTGCCGAAGGAGATGTCGAAGTGGTCCAGGCTGAGCTCCATGTTGGAGGCGTGGCCCAGGCCGGGCTGGGCCACGGGGTAGAGTCCCTGCACCACGTTGCCCGGCAGGAGGGGGACGCCGCCGGCACTGCGGATTACCCCGGTGGGCTCGGGCTGCAGGCAGTGCTCGGAGCTACAGGCCTGCAGCTCCCCGGGCTTGATCAGGCCCTCGGCCCCTTCGGCCACCTGCGAGGTCTCCATGGTGACCTCCCCTTCCGCCGCCATGGCCTGGAAATTGGCCTGAAACTGCaggaggtggagggaagaagTGGACTCAATCCGTGTCTCCACGTGGCCGCTGCAGGAGCTGGTCTGTGGCGACGCCTCCGTTTTCACCGTGGGCATCACAAAGGCGCCCGCGGAGTCACCCAGGCTGCTGTGGGCGCTCTGCTCGGCGGGGAGGGGCTTGCCGGCGTCCTGCAGGAAGAAGCTCGGGGAAGGGGTCTGGTGGGCGTGGGGGCCCGTCCGGCTGAAGCTGGGCGTGTAGTCCTTGTTGGGCTCTATCGCGCTGAAATCCATCTGTTCGAGGGTGGTGCTGGGGCTCAGGCCGCCGCCCGACGGCAGGAGGCTGCAGCCCGCGCTCAGGCTGAGCGAGCTGGAAGCCGCGGCCGCCGCGGACGAGGAGTAGGCCTCTTTGGCCATTTGCTGCTCGAAGGAAGTGTCCTCGGTCTTAATCTCCTTGGTCAGGACGGTGGTGAAGCTGAAGCCCCTCTCCACGGGGGGCGAGTGCCGGACGTTGGCGCTGACCATGTCGGCTTTCAGGCCTCCGCCCCCGTACGTCTGGCCCTGCTTTGGGTTATTGAGGAAACAGTCGGGGTCGAAGTTCATGGTGGTTTCTGGAATCTTCCGGCCCCCGTCGAGGGTGGTGGAGAGGACGAGCTCTTCGGACACATTGGCGGGCAGCATGGACAGGCCCTCCGAGCTGCCCGTGGTAGGGAAGGCGAACTTGTGGCCGTCGGAACTCACGGCCAGGACGAGGCCCTGAGAGGCGTCGGGCGACAGGAGGTGTTGGTTGGGGCCTGCGGTGGGGGACATGGTGTACACGGCCTCGTTGGTGACCTCGGACATGAACACCGTGGCGCTCTGGGACAAGCTCCCCATCACGGAGGCCACCGCCATGCTGGACACGCCCGTGACCACGGGGCTGTCCGCCATGTCCGGGTCGCTGTTGAGCCCGCTGCTGATGGACACGGGGGAGCTCTGGGTGGTGTCGGGGACCTCCACCTGGTTGGTGGAGGAGACCTCGGTGCTGTTTTGGTGCAGCAGAACCGGCTTGGCCACCTTGCCGTTCCTCTTCTCGCGGCTCAAGCCCTTGCCGTGGCTGTGCTCCTGCTTGCCCTCCGATACGTCGTTGTGTTGCACCTCCGCGTGGCCCCCGTAACCCCCCGTCCGCGGCTCCACCTTCGGCGAGATGATGCGGTGTTTGGCACTGTTACACTTGTGGTGCACGCTGCTGCCTGCTCCTGCGGAGATCAGAAGCGCaacacgcgcgcacgcacacgcacacacgtgcgcacacgcacacacacacacacacacacacacacacacgcgcagaGTGTCAGAGCTAGGACCGCAGTGGGCCCCGTCCCTGAGCGCTGGAGTCTGGCAGAGCCCAGCCCGGGAGTCCGGGCTGGCCCTGGCCCCTCGGGGCTGCCGTGGGACAGACACTCAGGGACTCGGGCCCTCTTACCCCACCCCGGGTTCTCAGGTGCCCTATGTAACCACCCTCCGGACTGGGGGGCTCTGTCCCTGATGCTCTTTTCAAATAGTAAGTGAAGAGCCCCAGTGCATAGGAGGCGGggaaggagaggctggggagAATGTCGTACTCCAGGAAAATCCCTCCCGCCTTCCGAGGCGTGCTCACTCCCTGGAATGGCTCAGTCTGGGTTGGTGGCCGgggccttctcccctcccctgaaACTTTTCATGCCTGTTCAGGCCACAGTGTCCCAGGAAGCCCCTCTGGGACTGAAAGCCGGTGGTTGATGGTAGGGGGCTGGGGGGTGCGGTGGGTAGAGAGCAATGTACTCTCCCTGGACTAGCTCTTAGGCCCCAGGACCAAAGAGGGTTCTAGACTTTATTCCAGAGGCAGAAAGGTATTTggggccaccccccacccccactccattTAGCTAGCCCGGGCCTATCCTTGGCTCTTTGTGGGATGAAATCCTTCTAGAGACCTGAGCAAGGACCCAGCCCTAACCCCCAGTTCAGTGGCAGAGAAGCAAGAACCTCAGGCTCTGAGCGTTTCTGAGCAAGTTGCACTCAGGGCTctgcccccaggcctcccctccTGCATAATTTTCATTCCATCTGATAAGGGTGACTCTGCTTCTGATAAAAGGGTGAATTCTCCCCTGATCCAGTTACAGACTCACCAAGATCCCTAAATATGTGAAGACTtcgcagagaagtgacatgaccCTCTGATGGAAATAGTTAATTAAGGCAGCTAGGGAGTGAAGAACCACATTTCCAAGAGCAAATGCCATCATCGGAAACACAGACACATCAGGACAGAGGATGTGGGACGCTTTACATTCTTGGAGGAGACGGAGGTGAAAGCAAGAGGTTTAGCTTGAGTGATCCCACCGGCTCAGGGCTGATCTCCCAGACAAGCCAGTGTCGGCCCGGGGACCTGGGCTCCTGCTGCAGATGGCCGAGAGCCCAGGGCCCGGAGGGCACCTGCTACGGGTGGATGTGGACAGAGCCCCAACCCTGTGCACTCCTGACTCTGCGGCCCACATTGCTAGAGGGCGCTGCCTCTCCGGAAACGGCTCTCTCCCTCCCAAAGCGGGCTGCCCGCCAGCCCCGCCAGCCCTGCCGGCAGGACGAGGGAGAGTTGCCCTGGGTGCTGTGCTGTGGCCTGGCTCCTGGCTGACCGCTCTCCCCTGTGGTCATCACACCCGCTGCCTGGCGGCGCGCCCTCTGCCCACGTGCCCGCTGGGGGCCACCCCGCTCACCCAGGctgccagtgcagaggcagtTGTGGGTCCGCGGCTGTGGCTTGGTCTGGTGGCTGTCAAGGATCTGCTGTACCAGCTGCTCCACCGAGAAGCCCGAGCTGCTGTTCCCGTTGCTGCAGGCCCACTTGATGCCGTGGActgtggggagagaggtggggcgGTCAGAGGTCACGGCTGCGGGGGCAGATGCTGCCAGGGCCGGGACCTGGGCCCGCCCTGAGCGCGGCCCCCTCCCTGCTGGGACGCTGGCTCCAGGCACCGTGGACGTGG
This sequence is a window from Physeter macrocephalus isolate SW-GA chromosome 3, ASM283717v5, whole genome shotgun sequence. Protein-coding genes within it:
- the CAMTA1 gene encoding calmodulin-binding transcription activator 1 isoform X1, which translates into the protein MWRAEGKWLPKTSRKSVSQSVFCGTSTYCVLNTVPPIEDDHGNSNSSHVKIFLPKKLLECLPKCSSLPKERHRWNTNEEIAAYLITFEKHEEWLTTSPKTRPQNGSMILYNRKKVKYRKDGYCWKKRKDGKTTREDHMKLKVQGVECLYGCYVHSSIIPTFHRRCYWLLQNPDIVLVHYLNVPAIEDCGKPCGPILCSINTDKKEWAKWTKEELIGQLKPMFHGIKWACSNGNSSSGFSVEQLVQQILDSHQTKPQPRTHNCLCTGSLGAGSSVHHKCNSAKHRIISPKVEPRTGGYGGHAEVQHNDVSEGKQEHSHGKGLSREKRNGKVAKPVLLHQNSTEVSSTNQVEVPDTTQSSPVSISSGLNSDPDMADSPVVTGVSSMAVASVMGSLSQSATVFMSEVTNEAVYTMSPTAGPNQHLLSPDASQGLVLAVSSDGHKFAFPTTGSSEGLSMLPANVSEELVLSTTLDGGRKIPETTMNFDPDCFLNNPKQGQTYGGGGLKADMVSANVRHSPPVERGFSFTTVLTKEIKTEDTSFEQQMAKEAYSSSAAAAASSSLSLSAGCSLLPSGGGLSPSTTLEQMDFSAIEPNKDYTPSFSRTGPHAHQTPSPSFFLQDAGKPLPAEQSAHSSLGDSAGAFVMPTVKTEASPQTSSCSGHVETRIESTSSLHLLQFQANFQAMAAEGEVTMETSQVAEGAEGLIKPGELQACSSEHCLQPEPTGVIRSAGGVPLLPGNVVQGLYPVAQPGLGHASNMELSLDHFDISFGSQFSDLINDFISVEGGSGTIYGHQLVSGDGAALSQSEDGARAPFTQAEMCLPCCSPQQGGLQLSGAEGGAGAMAYMHVAEVVSAASAPGTLGLLQQSGRVFMVTDYSPEWSYPEGGVKVLITGPWQEASHDYSCLFDQISVPASLIQPGVLRCYCPAHDTGLVTLQVAFNNQIISNSVVFEYKARALPALPSSQHDWLSLDDNQFRMSILERLEQMERRMAEMTGSQQHKQGSGGGSSGGGGGSGTGGSQAQKSMEKERLGTKENIIKAPCPPDTTVL